The Amycolatopsis methanolica 239 nucleotide sequence GCGCCGGTTCGTGCGCGCCCACTCGATCGTCCCCGATCTGCCCACCCAGATCACCCTGCGCGGGTTCGCGGCCGTGAGCCTGAGCGGCGACAAGGAGCTGACCCGCGGGCTGACCAGGGCGATGCTGGCCCAGCTGGTCACCTTCCACAGCTGTGACGACGTCCTGCTCGCGTTCGCCACCACCGGCCGCGCGAAGGCCGAGTGGGAGTGGGCCAAGTGGCTGCCGCACGTCCAGCACCCCGAGCTGGCCGACGGCATCGGTCAGCTGCGCATGATGGCCGGTTCGCTCGCGCAGATCGAGCAGTGGCTGGACGCGGAGCTGCGTGACCGGCCGCGGTTCTCGCGCAATGCGACGCCGTCGCCGGACCAGCCGCACATCGTGATCGTGCTGGACGACGCCGAGGTCACCCGCGAGGAGCAGATCATCCTCGAGGAGGGCCTGGTCGGCGTCACGCTGATCGACCTGTCCGACTCGCTGGGCAACCTCGCCGCGCGCCGCGGTCTGCGCCTGGTCGTGGAGAAGGAACGCGTCGGCGCGCGCAGCGGCGGCGGCATCGAGTGGTTCGGCAAGCCGGACAGCCTCAGCGTCGTCGAGTGCGAGGCGCTGGCCCGCAAGCTCGCGCCGTACCGCGTCGGCAGCGCCGCGCAGGAGGCCAGCGAGGACGAGCCGCTGCTGTCCAACCCGACGCTGCTGGAGCTGCTCGGCATCCCCGGCGACCCGATGACGTTCGACGTGCAGCAGGCCTGGCGGCCGCGCCCGGTGCGCGACCGCTACCGCGTCCCGTTCGGGATTGGCGAGTTCGGGCAGGCCGTCGAGCTGGACATCAAGGAAGCCGCGATGGAAGGCATGGGCCCGCACGGCCTGTGCATCGGGGCGACCGGTTCCGGTAAGTCGGAGTTCCTGCGCACGCTGGTGCTCGGCCTGCTGGCCACGCACTCCAGCACGACGCTGAACATGATCCTGGTCGACTTCAAGGGTGGTGCGACGTTCCTCGGCCTGGACAAGGCCCCGCACGTCGCCGCGACGATCACCAACCTGGCCGGCGACCTGACGCTGGTTGACCGCATGAAGGACGCGATCGCGGGCGAGGTCGCGCGGCGCCAGGAAGTGCTCGCGAAGGGCAACTACAAGAACGTCTGGGACTACGAGAAGGCCCGTGAGAACGGCGCCGACCTCGACCCGCTGCCCGCGCTGTTCATCTGCATCGACGAGTTCTCCGAGATGCTGACGGCCAAGCCGGACTTCATCGACATCTTCCTCCAGATCGGCCGCGTAGGCCGGTCGCTGCAGATGCACATGCTGCTCGCGTCGCAGCGGCTGGAGGAGGGCAAGCTGCGTGGTCTGGACACGTTCCTGTCCTATCGGATCGGTCTGAAGACGTTCTCCGCCGCGGAGTCGCGGGCCGCGATCGGTGTGCCGGACGCGTTCGAGCTGCCGTCGATCCCGGGATCGGGGTACCTGAAGTACGACACGTCCACGATGGTCCGGTTCAAGGCGTCCTACGTGTCCGGTCCGTACCGGCCTGCCGGGATGCAGGCGGCCGGGCCGGTGGCCAACGTCGTGCGCGCGGACAAGCGGCCGCAGCTGTTCGTGCCCGACTTCGTGGAGCTGCCGCCGGAGCCCGAGCCGGAGCCGGTGCGCGTCGAGGCCGCGCCCCAGCCGCAGCAGGAGGAGGGCACCGAACCGACCGAGCTCGAGGTCATCGTCGACCGCCTGATCGGCCAGGGCCCGCCCGCGCACGAGGTGTGGCTGCCGCCGCTCGACGAGTCGAACTCGCTGGACACGCTGCTGCCGAACCTCAACCCGACCGACGATCGCGGTCTGTCGCCGGTCGGCTTCTTCGGCAACGGCAAGTTGCAGGTGCCGATCGGCATCGTCGACCGGCCGTTCGAGCAGCGGCGCGACCCGCTGTGGGCGGACTTCTCCGGCGCGGCCGGTCACGGTGTGATCGTCGGCGGTCCGCAGTCGGGGAAGTCGACCCTGCTGCGCACGCTGATCATGTCGCTGTCGCTGGCCAACACGCCAGAGGAGGCGCAGTTCTACTGCATCGACCTCGGTGGTGGCACGCTCGCCGGCCTCGCCGACCTGCCGCACGTCGGTGGTGTCGCGGTGGCCCGCCGCGAGCCGGACAAGGCCCGCCGCATCGTGGCCGAGCTGAACGCGCTCGCCAACGAGCGGGAAGGCCTGTTCGGACAGTTGGGCATCGACTCGATGGCCGACTTCCGCAACCGCAAGCGGCGCGGCGAGATCACCCCGGAGCAGGACCCGTTCGGCGACGCGTTCCTGATCGTCGACGGCTGGCGCGCCCTGCGCGACGACTTCGAGGAGCTGGAGCCGCAGATCACCGCGCTGGCGCAGCGCGGCCTGGCCTACGGCGTGCACGTGGTCATCTCCGCGAACCGGTGGGCGGACATCCGCCCGGCGATCAAGGACATGCTGGGCACGCGGTTCGAACTGCGGCTCGGTGACCCGAGCGAATCCGACATCGACCGGCGGACCGCGGTGAACGTGCCCGAGGGCCGTCCCGGCCGCGGCCTGACCCGCGACCGGTTGCACATGCTGATCGGCCTGCCGCGGATCGACGGGTCGAGCGACCCGGAGACGATCGGCGCCGGCGTCGCGGACGCGGTCGCGAAGATCA carries:
- a CDS encoding type VII secretion protein EccC, translating into MSTLQFKRSPRLAAPRPPGGEVHLEPPPEVPRTIPGNVVQKMMPVVMIVATMGMVVVMFTTGGSAARSPLTLMFPLMMLMSMGGMFAGGGKSGGAKKAEMNEDRKDYLRYLGQMRERAREAMAEQRASLEWVHPDPQALWSLAASRRMWERRQNDQDFLHLRVGRSSHRLATRLVPPQTGPVDELEPIATLALRRFVRAHSIVPDLPTQITLRGFAAVSLSGDKELTRGLTRAMLAQLVTFHSCDDVLLAFATTGRAKAEWEWAKWLPHVQHPELADGIGQLRMMAGSLAQIEQWLDAELRDRPRFSRNATPSPDQPHIVIVLDDAEVTREEQIILEEGLVGVTLIDLSDSLGNLAARRGLRLVVEKERVGARSGGGIEWFGKPDSLSVVECEALARKLAPYRVGSAAQEASEDEPLLSNPTLLELLGIPGDPMTFDVQQAWRPRPVRDRYRVPFGIGEFGQAVELDIKEAAMEGMGPHGLCIGATGSGKSEFLRTLVLGLLATHSSTTLNMILVDFKGGATFLGLDKAPHVAATITNLAGDLTLVDRMKDAIAGEVARRQEVLAKGNYKNVWDYEKARENGADLDPLPALFICIDEFSEMLTAKPDFIDIFLQIGRVGRSLQMHMLLASQRLEEGKLRGLDTFLSYRIGLKTFSAAESRAAIGVPDAFELPSIPGSGYLKYDTSTMVRFKASYVSGPYRPAGMQAAGPVANVVRADKRPQLFVPDFVELPPEPEPEPVRVEAAPQPQQEEGTEPTELEVIVDRLIGQGPPAHEVWLPPLDESNSLDTLLPNLNPTDDRGLSPVGFFGNGKLQVPIGIVDRPFEQRRDPLWADFSGAAGHGVIVGGPQSGKSTLLRTLIMSLSLANTPEEAQFYCIDLGGGTLAGLADLPHVGGVAVARREPDKARRIVAELNALANEREGLFGQLGIDSMADFRNRKRRGEITPEQDPFGDAFLIVDGWRALRDDFEELEPQITALAQRGLAYGVHVVISANRWADIRPAIKDMLGTRFELRLGDPSESDIDRRTAVNVPEGRPGRGLTRDRLHMLIGLPRIDGSSDPETIGAGVADAVAKIKAAWPGRPAPQVRLLPEMVSYEDVLSMDKQRHTKLIPIGINEDELAPVYLDFDADPHFIAFADGESGKTNLLRQITRGITERYTAKEAVIVLVDYRRTMLGFVEGNHLLGYAVSANQLDGMVKDIVGSMTRRLPGPDVTQEQLRNRSWWKGPELFIVVDDYDLVATQTSNPLKPLSEFLAQAKDVGLHMVVVRRTGGASRAAYDPIIGKLKEIAAPGIVMNGSKDEGQLLGNVKPSAMPPGRGVLVSRKVGKQLMQVSWIQPD